One Companilactobacillus farciminis KCTC 3681 = DSM 20184 genomic window, ATTCAAGAAATTTCCAAGAGCAACCAAGTAATTTACGTTACTGCCAATGAACCAACAGCAATTCCACAAGAACACATTTTGACTTTGGGGGGGAATATTAGTGCCTAAGCATATTATAGATTTTAATAAAGGCGAGAATATGAGCTTGGAGGTAATTATCAAGCGTTCGGATTTTCGTTTAGCAAAGAATGGCAAGAACTTTTTATCGTTAGTATTCGAAGATAAGTCAGGACAAATTCCTGGTAAATATTGGGATGCTAGTGAAGAAGATGCAAAGAGGTTTCACGTTGGAGCAGTTGTACAACTAGAAGGCCGTCGTGATGTCTATCAAGGCAAGCCACAAGTAAATATCACACGTCTGGGGTTATTGGACCCAAATACTGTTGATATGTCGCAATTCGTTCAAACAGCACCTATGAAACAAAGCGATATGGAAAATGAATTCGACGACGTCTTTTTGCAAATTACTAATGGAGCTTGGAATCGAATCGTTAGATATTTATTCAAGAAATATCATGATCGATTCTTCACTAGTGCTGCTGCCAAGAGCAATCACCATGATTTTCAAGGAGGGTTGGCATATCACACTTTGAGTATGGTGAGAATGGCAGAGAGTATCTCTGATCAATATCCACAGATCAATCGAGCACTTTTACTTGCCGGAGCATGCCTCCATGATTTCGGTAAGATCATCGAATTGTCCGGTAGTTTAGATATTGAATATACTTTTGAAGGTAACATGCTAGGACATATCACGATCGTAGACGAAGAAATCGTTAAAGCGGCGACCGATTTGGATATTAGTCTAGATAGTGAAGACATGATTTTATTGAGACACATGATTCTGTCACACCATGGCTTATTAGAATATGGTTCGCCAGAACGTCCTAAATTGTTGGAAGCTGAAGTATTGCACAATATTGATATGATGGATGCTTCAATCAATATGATCACGAAAGCCTTGGACAAGACTGAGAATGGTAAATTCTCTGAACGTGTCTTTGGACTCGATAATCGTTCATTTTATAAACATAGTTAGTTAAATAAAAAATGCTCGTTTAGATATTTGATATCTAAGCGGGCATTTTTTTAGCGGACAACAATTACGGATACAGGAGCTTTTTTAGCGAGGCGAGAACCAACACTGGCAGTAATTTTAGAACGAGGATCGATCATGTCAGCACCGGTTACGATTAAGTCAGGATTGAAGTCGGGGATAACACGGTCAATAATAACGTCATCGATATCACCGTCTTCATAAACTAAGGGCTCAACTTTTTTGAGACCAATTTTTTCTGCTAATTTCACATAGTGATTAACGGCTGCTTCTAATTCTTCACGTTTTTCTTTTAATTTTGCTGGTGTTAAAGAATCAAAGATATTGATATCTTCATTTTCCAGCACGGAAACGATACCTAAGTAAGCACCATAGTCGTGTGCTAGGGTAACGGCAAATCTAAAAGCTTTAATAGTCGATTCATTGTCATCCTCGTCAATCGTCAAAAGAATTCGTCGATATACTAAAGGATCATTAATTGATTGATAGTCCATATGAACTCCTCCCTTATTGGTTGCTTTCATTTTTAATAATAACCAATTTGTTTGGAAAATAAAAAAATAACGTCGGAAATCATCCAACGTTATTTTTATTTTTTTAAATTATTTCTTTGATGAAGATGATGATGAAACATATCCTGAAAGAACATCCTTCAAGTCACTATCTTTAATAGAAACATCAGCCTTCTTCAAGACCTTTGAAACAACCTTTTGCATAACAGTTGAATCTTGTAGCCATGAAGCATATAGCTTAGATTTAAGTTCAGCAGTGTGATCGCTCATCTTACCCTTAGCAGGTTTCTTAAGAAGCTTGATGACACTGTAGCCGTAACTTGTCTTAACTGGTGTAT contains:
- a CDS encoding universal stress protein gives rise to the protein MDYQSINDPLVYRRILLTIDEDDNESTIKAFRFAVTLAHDYGAYLGIVSVLENEDINIFDSLTPAKLKEKREELEAAVNHYVKLAEKIGLKKVEPLVYEDGDIDDVIIDRVIPDFNPDLIVTGADMIDPRSKITASVGSRLAKKAPVSVIVVR
- a CDS encoding 3'-5' exoribonuclease YhaM family protein → MPKHIIDFNKGENMSLEVIIKRSDFRLAKNGKNFLSLVFEDKSGQIPGKYWDASEEDAKRFHVGAVVQLEGRRDVYQGKPQVNITRLGLLDPNTVDMSQFVQTAPMKQSDMENEFDDVFLQITNGAWNRIVRYLFKKYHDRFFTSAAAKSNHHDFQGGLAYHTLSMVRMAESISDQYPQINRALLLAGACLHDFGKIIELSGSLDIEYTFEGNMLGHITIVDEEIVKAATDLDISLDSEDMILLRHMILSHHGLLEYGSPERPKLLEAEVLHNIDMMDASINMITKALDKTENGKFSERVFGLDNRSFYKHS